A region of Dehalobacter sp. DNA encodes the following proteins:
- a CDS encoding ATP-binding protein, which yields MMINIMEKAEQLTIDNIIFDELSQALEQSAERRTVGRRQSDRDIRILNKRITGILENINDGFFIIDKRWRFIYLNAEAERFWSKKKEYLLGKSIWEEFPEVLYSPLYKYFHRAVLNQAAESFEMYSPGENKWVEINVNPSKEGVSFYLRDIGERKQFEKEMSRLDRLNLVGQMAAGIGHEIRNPLTTVRGFLQLLSDKDNCLQYREFFSLMIDELDRANTIITEFLSLAKDRAIELEKKNINRIIEAILPLISSDARESQININTDFAEVPELPVDEKEIRQLVLNLVRNGFDAMSGGGELFIRTYSECNEVILSVQDQGNGIAEDILEKLGTPFFTTKDSGTGLGLAVCYSIAARHRAKIKVETGNSGTTFFVRFQCAN from the coding sequence ATGATGATAAATATAATGGAAAAAGCAGAACAGCTGACAATTGATAATATTATTTTTGATGAATTGTCACAGGCGCTGGAACAGTCTGCTGAAAGAAGGACTGTTGGCCGCAGGCAGTCAGACAGAGATATCCGCATATTAAATAAAAGAATCACTGGTATCCTGGAAAATATAAATGACGGCTTTTTTATTATTGATAAAAGATGGCGATTTATTTATCTGAATGCTGAGGCGGAGAGGTTTTGGTCGAAAAAAAAGGAGTACCTTCTGGGGAAATCCATATGGGAAGAGTTTCCCGAGGTTTTGTACTCACCGCTTTATAAATATTTCCACAGGGCTGTGCTGAACCAGGCTGCCGAAAGTTTCGAGATGTATTCTCCGGGCGAAAACAAGTGGGTTGAGATAAACGTTAATCCTTCAAAAGAAGGAGTATCTTTTTACTTGCGGGACATAGGCGAGCGGAAACAGTTTGAAAAGGAAATGTCACGCCTGGACCGTTTGAACTTAGTCGGCCAGATGGCTGCCGGGATCGGGCACGAGATCAGGAACCCGCTGACTACTGTCAGAGGTTTTTTGCAGCTGTTGTCAGATAAGGATAACTGCCTTCAGTACAGGGAATTTTTCAGCTTGATGATAGATGAACTGGACAGGGCGAATACCATAATTACCGAGTTTCTTTCACTGGCAAAAGACAGGGCTATAGAGCTGGAGAAGAAGAATATTAACCGCATCATAGAAGCTATTTTGCCATTAATAAGCTCGGACGCCCGTGAAAGCCAGATAAACATTAATACTGATTTTGCCGAAGTTCCTGAGTTGCCGGTCGATGAAAAAGAAATCCGCCAGCTTGTTTTAAACCTTGTCCGGAACGGGTTTGATGCGATGTCCGGCGGCGGAGAGCTGTTTATCAGGACTTATTCCGAGTGCAACGAGGTAATACTGTCAGTACAGGACCAGGGGAACGGTATTGCTGAAGACATACTTGAAAAACTGGGCACTCCATTTTTCACAACCAAAGATAGCGGCACAGGCCTCGGACTGGCTGTCTGTTACAGCATTGCCGCCAGGCACAGGGCCAAGATTAAAGTGGAAACCGGTAATTCAGGTACGACCTTTTTTGTC